TTCCACTCTGGGCGACATGGTCAAATATGAGTTGGCTTTACGATCTGGAAGGCTAGACCGGTCGATCTTGGACCAACAATGGACGCCATCATTCCCCAATGCGGGCAACTATGGATTCGGCTGGTATGTGGATCCCGGAGCGCTCCGCCACACCGGGACGACGTTTGGTTACACATCCGCCTATTACCGGGAGCGGCCGGACGGTTGGGCAGTGATCCTGTTCCGAAATTCGGATACGGGCAGCCAAATGGAGATGGCGTTGGCGGTTTTAGACCTTTGGAAGGCTCAAGTTTCCGCACAGTCCAAACAGTGATCGAGGGCCTTGCGGATTCTTGCCCGGGCCCGGTGGAGCCGGGATTTCATGGCGGCAACCGATATCCCAAGTCGCTGGGCAGTCTCCTCTCCGGACATCCCTTGAAGATCCCGCAGTTCAAAGACGGGTCGTTCATCGGGTGAGAGAACATTGAGGGCATTGTGGACTTTTGCCACCAGTTCGTTGGTTTCAAAGTCGGGTTCTTCCGAAACAGCGGGATGGCGGTCGGCAAGTTCGACGAGCGGAAGGAGGGATTCTTTCTTTTTGATACGGCCGCACACTCGGCGGCCAATGACGGCAAGCCAGGCCTGGAACCGCTCTTTATCCTCAAGGTTTTCGTAGTGCCGGTAGGCATTGAGGATGGCCTCGACCAAGACGTCCTCGGCATCTTCCCGGTTGCCGCAAACGCGCAGCATTTGCCGGTAAACGGCATCTTTGTGCCGGCGCAGCTGGGATTCAAACTTTTCGTCCGTCATCGGGATTCCCAGGTGCATCGATGTTCGCGTTCGCGGCCAAGAAATTTTGAATGTGGTCTGGCGTGAGGATCACCACATTGGGTCGGGCGACTTTGTGAAAGGTGTCGTGGTCGGTGTCGGACAAGGTACCGTCGGCATGGAATTCGGCCAGCAGCTTGGCGATGACGGAAGACGGAGTTGGATAGTGGGTGCCGACATCAACCCACAGTCCCGGTTGCTTCCCATCGCTGAAATAGGCGACGGCGGAAACAAAGATCTCATCAGGCGGCCGGTTTTCCGAGGCGGTGCTCCACGCGCCGTTGTGGCAGCTGTGCCCAAGGGCCTGCAGGGCTGCGGCCACTTCGCCGATGGGGGCATTGTGGCGGCAACAGTAGATTGCTTTTGATTCTTCGTCCCGCACGGTGAGGACGGTGGATTTGCCTTCACGGGCCAAATAAACCCTTGTTCCCCGGGGCCAGCGGTCTTGGAGTTCGGCAAGGAATCCGTCCCAGTCGGTTAGGAGTTGCATCCTGGTTGATTATGCCTCGACAACAGCGTTGGCCGGACCATCGCGAAGGGCGGCTTTCCAGGTAATGCCGAAACGGTCAACATGGCAAGTCCGGCCAGCAAAGAACGCGGCGAGCGCATCGGGATCCGGGGCGGCGGCGGCATCGGCAAAGAAGGCAGGGCCATGGGGGAGCCCCGCTTCGATGACGATTCGGACATGGTTCGAATCGATGGTCCACCCCCCGGGGGTGTGAGTCGCCGGTTCTCCCAAAAGTTCGGCATAGTAGGCGGCGGCTTTGGCACCCTCGTGCAAGTGCAGCGCGATTTTGGCAGGGACGGCCGCCACCCTGTCCATCTGGTCGATCCAATCCTTGGTGGGTTGGCCTTGGTGGATGTTCCAGGCGATGCCGAACCGATCGGTGACGAGGTTGAGTTTGGATTCCCCGTTCCAGGCTTGCTCTTGGCATCCGAATGCCCTGAGCAGGGCCCTTGCCGAAGCAAGGTCTTTGGTGAGGAGTTCGAGAATGGGCGGTTGACGTTGGCCCGGGTCAACATAAAACGAGAGGAACCCGGCTTCGAGCCGGAGTCCTTCGGCATCGGCTGTCTGCTGCATTCCGAACAGCCTCGCGTATTCGGCGACCATCTCCCCCGGGCTGGGGGTGGTCAAGCCGATGCAAGGACTGATGCAGAAAGCCATCCTGGGTTCGATGATATCCAAATCGGCATGCTGGTAAAACAATTGGGAGTGAGAACCTGATGTCTGAGACGATAGACAGCCTGCTGACCGAGAGCCGAAAATTCCCGCCGCCACCTGAATTTGCCGCGGCCGCCAACGCCAGCGACCCCGGAATCTATGGGGAGGCGGATTCTGACTGGCAGGGTTGGTGGACCGGTTGGGCAGAAAAGCTGGACTGGTTTTCCAAGTGGGAAACCGTTTGCGTTTGGGATCAACCGTTCTCGCAATGGTTTGTCGGGGGCAAGGTCAACGCCTGCCACAACGCGGTCGACCGCCATGTGCTCAGGGGCAATGGGGGCAAAACAGCTTGGATCGCCGAAGGCGAACCGGGCGACATCCGGGTTTTCACCTATGCCGATGTGCACCGCGAAGTCCAGAAGGTCGCCAATGCCTTGAAGGCGCTGGGGATCGGCAAGGGGGATCGCGTTTGCATTTACATGGGTCAGGGCCCGGAATTGTGTTTGGCGATGCTTGCCTGCGCCCGCATTGGCGCAATCCACTCGGTGATCTTTGGCGGATTCAGCGCCAAGTCGATTTGCGAGCGCGCCAACGACGCCCAAGCCAAGGCGATTGTCACGGCCGATGGCCTGTGGCGCCGGGGCAAGGTAATCGGCCTTAAGAAAATTGTCGATGAGGCGCTGGAAATGGGTTGCCCCACGGTTGAAAAGGTGCTGGTCCACCAACGGGTCGGCGCGGAGGGCCCGGAACAATCCAATTGGAAGGAGGGCCGGGACATCCGTTGGGGAGAAGCTGTCGACCCCCAACCTGCCGACTGCCCCTGCGAGCCTATGGATTCTGAGGATGTTCTTTTCATCCTCTACACCAGCGGATCGACGGGCAAACCCAAGGGAATCGTGCACACCACAGGCGGATACCTGACCGGGACGATGGCGACCAGCAAGCTAGTTTTTGATTACAAAGATTCCGATGTCTACTGGTGCACGGCCGATTGCGGTTGGATCACGGGGCACAGCTATGTGGTTTATGGCCCCATGTGCAACGGGGTGACCCAAATCCTCTACGAAGGAGCGCCTGACACGCCTGACAAAGACCGGTTTTGGCGGATCGTGGAACGCCACAGGGCCACCATTCTTTACACGGCACCGACTGCGATCCGGACATTCATGAAATGGGGCGAGGAGTTCCCCCAACGGTGCGACCTGGGCTCGCTGCGTTTGTTGGGTTCGGTCGGGGAACCGATCAACCCAGAAGCATGGATTTGGTACCACGAGTTCATCGGTGGCGGCCGGTGCCCCATCGTGGACACATGGTGGCAAACCGAGACGGGGGCGATCATGATCACACCCTTGCCGGGGATCACGGTGACCAAACCCGGGAGTGCAGGCCGGCCCTTTCCTGGAATTTCCGCTTCCATTTACAACGAGGCGGGAGACGACCTCTTGGCCACCCACGGGGCGCCGGTGGGAGGATTCCTGGTTTTGAAAAGGCCGTGGCCCAGCATGTTGCGTGGGATTTGGGGGGACAACGAGCGTTACCGCCAAGTCTATTGGAGCAAATTCTCCGATGCTTACTTTGCGGGCGACGGGGCCAAGGTCGACGCTGATGGCGACTTTTGGCTTTTGGGGCGCGTGGACGACATCATGCTCGTGAGCGGCCACAATATCTCGACAATGGAGGTCGAGAGCGCCCTGGTTGACCACCATGCGGTGGCCGAAAGCGCGGTGATCGGCAAGGCCCACGAGATCAAGGGGCAATCGGTTGCGGCCTTCGTGATCCTCAAATCGCACGTTGAGGCCAGCGATGCCCTGAACATGGAACTCCGGGCCCACGTGGCCGAAAAGATCGGGTCGCTGGCCCGGCCCGACGACCTTTACTTCACAGCCGATCTCCCAAAGACTCGGAGTGGGAAAATCATGCGCCGGTTGCTGCGGGACATTGCGGAAGGCCGTGTCCTGGGGGATGTCACCACTCTGGCCGATCCGGCGGTTGTGGCCGCTTTAAAAGAGCAACACGACGAGAAGGAAGGATAATCCCGGCTGGATTGCGGGGCCCCGCCATGGCATGGTACGGAACAAACCTTCCATGCGAGGGACACAAGTTTTAGCGGGTCTGGCCATGGTCGGCGTGATCGGGATCCTGTTGGCTTACCCGGCGGGGGCCAAAGCCTCGCCGCAACTGACAATGGCGACGGGCGTCGGGATTGCACCCCAATCCAACACCGGATTTATGCCGGGCGCGCGCCGGGCGATTGACACGGCCAAATCGGATAAGAAGGAAGCCGACGCCAAAACCAAGGAGCTGAACGGCCTCATGGACGACGAAGACAAGTCCAAGGGCCCCGACCTCAGCAATTTGCCGGACAAAGTCTATTCTGCGGCAGAACTGATCGTCGGTGTTTCCAGCAAGGGCGACACCCCGTTCAAAGGGTCTTTGGTCAAGGCCGAAGGGGTTGTGGTCAAAACAGAGCCCGGCAACGGCTTTGTGACGGTGTTCCTTGGTGCACCCAATGCAAATGCCAAGTCACCCATTTTCGCCTTCCGAGTGCCGGGGAACCCGGTTTTCGAGCTAGGCAAAGTCGTTTCCCTCGAAGGCAAGTTTGAAGGTCGGACGCGGGTAGAAGGGATCCCGGTGGACGTCTATGTCGCCTCCTCGCAAGGCTTGTCTGCGACGCCGACATCGGAAGGCACCCCCAAAGAACCCGATGCTCCTTTCGGCGGATGGAAGTTTGTCGGATCGGTGGAATCAGAAGAGGGTGCGACCGCAGTCTTCGTCAAAGAAAAGGAAGTGCTTTATGCGCAGCCTGGCGACTTTTTGACGGATGACGTCAAGCTGGTCAAAGTGAAATCCGGCGAAGCGACCTTGCGCGACAAGGGCCAGATTTCGACCATTAGCCCCTGGTGACCCAGGTTCCCAGATTCAAAAACTTTGAGCCACCCGTGAGGTTTTTCCTCCGGGTGGCTTTTTTGGCACAGGCCGTGCCTTAAGAGTAAGTGGGCTCAGGAGAGCTTTAACTCAACTCCGACAGAGACGGCGGGCGGCGGCCTGGTTCGCCGCCGTCCCGCCGCACTTCCGGCCGAGGCCCTTTAGGCGCAGCAGCACTGGCAGGTGCATTCGCCGCCAGTTTTGCAACCGCAATGGTCTTGGTCGGTGCAATTGCAGGTGCAAGTGCAGTTTTCGCAGGTGCAATTAGGGTTGCAGCAACAGTTTTTTGTTTCGTTTGTGTTCATTGTTCTTTCTCATCGTGAACTGTCTTGGCCCTCCGGTTTCAGGGCGAAATCCGATCTGGTGTCAGAGCGGCGGCCCCCTGGGTGCGCCGACTTTGGCGACACTTTTGGCCCAATAAACGACGCTGGTAGGTGTTGATGTCCGGCAAGTAGCCGGGGCCAGCGAATTGGGACTTGCAAGAGTGCGCGCCTCGCTTTCATTGGCAATCCGGACTTCGGCTTGGCCGCATGGGCACGCCGGCCCGCAGTGGCACGGGTTACAACGGCATAGGTCTTGCTGGCACAGCGCAAGGGGAGCCGCGGCAATTGGGCCCATTAGGGCAATGACCGTGCAACAAACGGCAAGCCGCTTGGCGATCCGGGCAGCGATTTCCGCGACCATGCTTCGTTTGAGTTTAAGCCAAGAACTCAGAACTTGAGACATAAGTGGGTATTCAGGGGCCCGTCGGATTTCCGAGCACAATAAACATCCCTGACCGGATCACTCGGCCATCGGATGGGTTGATGAATGAACTGCCCTCAAAAACGGCAATCGAAAAAGTGATCTTCATCTTTGGATTCCTAGCAAAAAATTGATCGACTGCCTCCTCGCTTTCGTATCCTAGCCCCTTAAAATTGAACTTCGACTGGTCGACGATTCTCTGCTTGATTTCCGGTGATAGGTCATTGAACTCAAATTGTCCGTCAGGAATTCCTCCAAACGGTTGGCAGAATTGTCCTCGATATGAAGCAACCAGCGTGCTGTAGCTGTTTCGGTAAGCCAAAAACAGAGAATGAACCTCCACAGCCGCCTTTGTCAAAGCGCTTGTGAGATCAATTCCGGCAAGAACAGCATCTTCTTGCGAAAAGGAACCAGGAACAAGCGGCCGCACCGAATAGTTTTGGTTCACGTATGAACTGAGCGAATAGCCGACCGGGCGATTTCGCTTCTTTCTAAACTCCTTTGCTTCTTCCAGGGAAAGCGATTCTTGCAACGGTCGCGCGATCTCATTCTTTGTGGGACAAATCTCTTCGGTGAAAGCCTTGGCACCTGGGACGTCGAAGGAATACTTCACGCTGATCCCCAGCCCATAACACTCGTCACCTGGCTTTGCCTGTGAGTTTTTTCTGGGAGCTGTGTTTTCGCAAATGGACTGACAGATGTTGCCGATCGGGCTGCCCATGGCAAACTTTGTCCCCCCATTCCTGGTTGCTTCATCGACCAGCATCGTCAGTTGTCTCAGGGCCGTGAGAGGGGCAACGCTTTCAGAGAGGTAGATATCGGTGCTTTCGCCATAATAGAGATGAAAATCAATCCCGGTTTTATCTTTGAGCGATTCGACCGAACATTGCGCTGGTTCAATCATCCGGAAATCATCATTCCGTTCGTTTTCTGCCAGAACAAGCATGACCGACCGCGGTTCTTCGACCATTTTGGCCGCAGCAATGAGGGAAAGATAGATTCCGATGGAGAGCATCATGGCCTTATGAAACCGTGTGGTAGATTTCGAACGACTCGTTCATGTATCCGTTTCTTGTTGCATAGTCATAAGACATGGGCATGCCATCTGTAGAAAGCAGCATATGAGGCAAGAAGATAAAGACCTGCTCACGATCGTATCGATGCCATATATTAGACACGGTTAAACCATTTGGAGCATAGATTCCCGCTTTATAATTGGTGAGGGTCTGATTCGTGAAGCATAATGGGGTTAGCTCTGTCACCCAGGCTGGCTCTTCAGTCACCGCTCCATAAACAACATTTAACGGAATTGTCCTCGTCAAATTGATTGCAAACCATTGTTCGGAGTATTCATTCAGTTCACCCGGGTTTAATGTTAGCGCGCCGCCTTGCCAAGTATCTGATTCTGTGTAACTGTATTGCACCCACTCACCATGCTGGGCGAAGGCAATTGATATCGAAATTCCGGCTGCGAACAGTGAGAGGATTTCTTTTGCCATGGACATATGCTACCGCCCCCCCCTTTTTACGGAAGTCAACCCACATCCGAATCTTAACAACTTGTTAATTGTTGAGGTGCACTGTGCAATTATGCCTTGCCCTTGAGCATGAGATTCCAGTACATCCAAGGCAAGAAATGCTTTTTAAGCATGTACATCGACCACCGTTCCTTTGTCGGATCCAGGGGAAAGCTGGGCAAAACTTTGTCATCGTAGCCGAATTCGGCCATGATAAGTTTGCCATAGCCTGTGACCAGCGGGCAGGAGGTGTACCCGTCGTATTGGTTTGGCAAAGGCTTGCCCGCCAAGTGGGCAACCATGTTCTGTTCCACAACGATGGCCTGTTTGCGGATTGCCGCCCCGGTTTTGCTGGTGGGGATCCCCGCCACGTCCCCGAGGGCAAACACATTGGAAAATATGGGGCTTTGCAAGGTGTTCTTATTGACTTCGGCCCACCCTTTCGTTGGACCATCGGCAATAGCCAAGGGGCTTTTGGCAACAAATTCCGGCGGATACATTTTGGGTGTCACGTGGATGAACTCGTAGGCAACGGATTCCATCTCTTCTGGGGCATCCAGGTTTTGGAAGGTTGCCGTCCCGGCCAAGTGGTCAATGGCCACCAAGTCGCGGCGATAGTGCATCTCGATGTGTTTGCGTTCGACGACCTTGTTGAGGGCCGGCACATAGTGCGGGTTGCCAAAAATGGTGGCCGGGGCAAAGTATCCCTTCACTGAGATGTTGTCGGCGACGCCGTGCCGCTGCCAATAATCGTGGGCCAAGTACATGATTTTTTGCGGGGCCCCGCCGCACTTGATGGGTGTGCTGGGCTGGGTGAAAATTGCCGTCCCCTGTTTGAGGGCTTGCAAGCCCGCCCAAGTTTTGTCGACGGTATTGTA
This window of the Armatimonadota bacterium genome carries:
- a CDS encoding sigma-70 family RNA polymerase sigma factor yields the protein MTDEKFESQLRRHKDAVYRQMLRVCGNREDAEDVLVEAILNAYRHYENLEDKERFQAWLAVIGRRVCGRIKKKESLLPLVELADRHPAVSEEPDFETNELVAKVHNALNVLSPDERPVFELRDLQGMSGEETAQRLGISVAAMKSRLHRARARIRKALDHCLDCAET
- the acs gene encoding acetate--CoA ligase, encoding MSETIDSLLTESRKFPPPPEFAAAANASDPGIYGEADSDWQGWWTGWAEKLDWFSKWETVCVWDQPFSQWFVGGKVNACHNAVDRHVLRGNGGKTAWIAEGEPGDIRVFTYADVHREVQKVANALKALGIGKGDRVCIYMGQGPELCLAMLACARIGAIHSVIFGGFSAKSICERANDAQAKAIVTADGLWRRGKVIGLKKIVDEALEMGCPTVEKVLVHQRVGAEGPEQSNWKEGRDIRWGEAVDPQPADCPCEPMDSEDVLFILYTSGSTGKPKGIVHTTGGYLTGTMATSKLVFDYKDSDVYWCTADCGWITGHSYVVYGPMCNGVTQILYEGAPDTPDKDRFWRIVERHRATILYTAPTAIRTFMKWGEEFPQRCDLGSLRLLGSVGEPINPEAWIWYHEFIGGGRCPIVDTWWQTETGAIMITPLPGITVTKPGSAGRPFPGISASIYNEAGDDLLATHGAPVGGFLVLKRPWPSMLRGIWGDNERYRQVYWSKFSDAYFAGDGAKVDADGDFWLLGRVDDIMLVSGHNISTMEVESALVDHHAVAESAVIGKAHEIKGQSVAAFVILKSHVEASDALNMELRAHVAEKIGSLARPDDLYFTADLPKTRSGKIMRRLLRDIAEGRVLGDVTTLADPAVVAALKEQHDEKEG
- a CDS encoding NAD(P)/FAD-dependent oxidoreductase, with the protein product MTDSTTKIAIVGGGTAGIDVAARLSQHFPASQITLIDPTEKHYYQPLWTLVGGGEAKKEDTCRNESDLIPPGVNWIQESVTQLLPGENALLTSGGMRITYEALVLCPGLRIEWGAIKGLPEALQSDPRVASNYDYNTVDKTWAGLQALKQGTAIFTQPSTPIKCGGAPQKIMYLAHDYWQRHGVADNISVKGYFAPATIFGNPHYVPALNKVVERKHIEMHYRRDLVAIDHLAGTATFQNLDAPEEMESVAYEFIHVTPKMYPPEFVAKSPLAIADGPTKGWAEVNKNTLQSPIFSNVFALGDVAGIPTSKTGAAIRKQAIVVEQNMVAHLAGKPLPNQYDGYTSCPLVTGYGKLIMAEFGYDDKVLPSFPLDPTKERWSMYMLKKHFLPWMYWNLMLKGKA